Proteins from a single region of Puntigrus tetrazona isolate hp1 chromosome 2, ASM1883169v1, whole genome shotgun sequence:
- the LOC122359216 gene encoding LOW QUALITY PROTEIN: TGF-beta receptor type-1-like (The sequence of the model RefSeq protein was modified relative to this genomic sequence to represent the inferred CDS: inserted 1 base in 1 codon) produces MISTTMDVGTLLSRSILLALLVFTATQEARGLLCFCERCVNRTCNTTGLCFAVIAKSAGQFVTQESQCIQQDDLYPRDRPFQCXPSNNGKHPYCCDTHMCNKNPKVNPELPDTGPQSLSPIALAAVIAIPICVLSCMLVLLFYMCHNRSIIHHRVPSEEDPTMDHPFLADGTTLKDLIYDMTTSGSGSGLPLLVQRTIARTIILQESIGKGRFGEVWRGRWRGEEVAVKIFSSREERSWFREAEIYQTVMLRHENILGFIAADNKDNGTWTQLWLVSDYHEHGSLFDYLNRYTVTVEGMIKLSLSTASGLAHLHMEIVGTQGKPAIAHRDLKSKNILVKKNGTCCIADLGLAVRHDSATDTIDIAPNHRVGTKRYMAPEVLDDSINMKHFESFKRADIYALGLVFWEIARRCSVGGIHEDYQLPYYDLVPSDPSIEDMKRVVCDQKLRANIPNRWQSCEALRVMAKIMRECWYANGGARLTALRVKKSLSQLCQQEGIKI; encoded by the exons ATGATCTCTACCACGATGGACGTGGGAACGTTACTTAGCCGCTCGATTCTGCTGGCTTTGCTCGTATTCACGGCGACCCAGGAGGCGCGAG GATTGCTGTGTTTTTGCGAGCGATGTGTAAATCGGACATGCAACACGACTGGCCTGTGTTTTGCTGTCATTGCAAAGTCTGCCGGACAGTTTGTGACACAGGAAAGCCAGTGCATTCAGCAGGATGATCTTTACCCTCGGGACAGGCCTTTCCAGT GCCCCTCCAACAACGGCAAGCATCCGTACTGCTGTGACACACACATGTGCAACAAGAACCCAAAGGTCAACCCAG AATTGCCTGATACTGGACCCCAGTCTCTGAGTCCCATAGCCTTAGCCGCGGTGATTGCCATCCCCATCTGCGTACTGAGCTGCATGCTGGTGCTGCTCTTTTACATGTGCCATAATCGCTCCATCATCCACCATCGTGTGCCAAGTGAGGAAGACCCCACTATGGACCACCCATTCCTCGCTGACGGCACCACGCTGAAGGACCTCATCTATGACATGACCACTTCTGGATCAGGCTCAG GTTTGCCGCTGCTAGTGCAGAGGACCATTGCCAGAACCATCATCCTCCAGGAGAGTATAGGGAAAGGCCGTTTTGGAGAGGTGTGGAGGGGCCGCTGGCGTGGAGAGGAGGTGGCAGTGAAGATCTTCTCCTCCAGAGAGGAGCGATCTTGGTTCCGTGAGGCAGAGATCTACCAGACTGTCATGCTTCGTCATGAGAACATCCTGGGCTTTATTGCTGCAGACAACAAAG ATAACGGCACATGGACTCAGCTGTGGCTGGTTTCTGATTACCATGAGCACGGCTCGCTCTTTGACTACCTGAACAGGTACACGGTCACAGTAGAGGGCATGATCAAGCTGTCCCTTTCCACCGCCAGCGGTCTGGCTCATCTACATATGGAGATTGTGGGCACTCAGG GTAAGCCTGCAATTGCCCATCGTGATCTGAAATCTAAAAACATCTTGGTGAAGAAGAATGGTACGTGCTGCATTGCTGACCTTGGATTGGCTGTGCGCCACGACTCGGCCACAGACACAATTGATATTGCACCCAACCACAGAGTGGGCACTAAAAG GTATATGGCCCCTGAGGTGCTGGATGACTCCATTAACATGAAGCACTTTGAGTCTTTTAAAAGGGCTGACATCTATGCCTTGGGTCTGGTGTTTTGGGAAATTGCTCGCAGATGTTCAGTTGGAG GCATCCATGAGGACTACCAGCTGCCTTACTATGACCTTGTACCATCTGATCCGTCTATAGAGGACATGAAGAGGGTAGTGTGTGACCAAAAGCTTCGTGCCAACATCCCTAACAGGTGGCAGAGCTGCGAG GCCCTGCGCGTGATGGCAAAGATCATGAGGGAATGCTGGTACGCCAACGGAGGCGCTCGCCTCACTGCGCTTCGAGTGAAAAAGTCTCTGTCTCAGCTATGTCAACAAGAAGGCATCAAGATCTAG